From Thermoplasmatales archaeon, the proteins below share one genomic window:
- a CDS encoding peptidylprolyl isomerase: protein MGTTISNRLKMSKVLLETTLGNIKLDIDEGSMPITAGNFRKLVEKGFYNGVVFHRVIPGFMIQGGDPTGTGMGGPGYSIKDEFSKNNKNNRGTIAMANAGPNTGGSQFFINVVNNNYLDTKHPVFGKVIDGMDVVDKISKVERDRNDRPKTSVVIKSAKVIG, encoded by the coding sequence ATGGGTACTACAATATCCAATCGATTAAAGATGTCAAAAGTTCTATTGGAAACGACGTTGGGCAATATAAAGCTCGATATCGATGAAGGAAGCATGCCTATTACCGCAGGTAATTTTAGAAAGTTAGTTGAAAAGGGATTTTACAATGGTGTAGTATTCCACAGGGTTATCCCAGGATTCATGATTCAAGGTGGTGATCCCACTGGAACAGGGATGGGAGGTCCAGGCTACTCAATTAAGGATGAATTCTCAAAAAATAACAAAAACAATAGAGGTACAATAGCGATGGCAAACGCTGGCCCTAACACAGGAGGGAGCCAGTTTTTTATAAATGTTGTAAACAACAATTATCTCGATACAAAACACCCTGTGTTTGGGAAAGTGATTGATGGAATGGATGTTGTGGATAAGATCAGCAAAGTTGAGCGCGATCGCAATGACAGGCCGAAGACATCGGTTGTCATAAAATCCGCAAAGGTCATCGGTTAG